One window of the Dendropsophus ebraccatus isolate aDenEbr1 chromosome 12, aDenEbr1.pat, whole genome shotgun sequence genome contains the following:
- the CFAP68 gene encoding cilia- and flagella-associated protein 68, with translation MSHFGSDLKADGHGEVWVDLRPETKFKQYGWRCTTKEDAYRNKTLIGNWNQERYDLRKLEERKPLPSQYAHYFETSYNAEYLRNSGSEGRQVLKRQPHVFPGHQPELIPPQHRPQQRSCYMIDYGSA, from the exons ATGTCACATTTTGGTTCTGATCTGAAAGCAGATGGACACGGTGAGGTGTGGGTAGATCTCAGACCGGAGACGAAGTTCAAGCAGTATGGATGGAGGTGCACAACCAAAGAGGACGCCTACCGCAACAAGACTCTCATTGGAAACTGGAATCAGGAACGTTATGACCTGCGTAAACTGGAGGAAAGAAAACCATTGCCTTCTCAG TATGCGCACTACTTTGAGACATCATATAACGCTGAGTATCTAAGGAACAGTGGCTCTGAAGGGAGACAAG ttttaaagaGACAGCCGCATGTTTTCCCTGGACATCAACCTGAGCTGATACCACCACAACACAGACCTCAGCAAAGATCCTGCTATATGATTGACTATGGCAGCGCTTAG